In one window of Halorubrum sp. BV1 DNA:
- a CDS encoding haloacid dehalogenase type II, with product MDYDSISTVTVDSYSTLVDIGSQEAVLEAHVDGLDDAEAVSQLWRAQYLQYSMIANDIDAYQPFWDLIGQGLRYALEANGYDVPAATRDEIRRTVYEDELSIFDDVEAGIERITDAGYEVYIISNGSPEMLDHLVAAAGLGDVVTDAISAHEVETYKPDAAIYEHAAERTETPIEAVLHASGGGMRDVWGAKHAGMSTAWVSRPGKELPTEELGPEPDIVIEDFHDLADRLE from the coding sequence ATGGACTACGATTCCATCTCGACGGTCACGGTCGACTCGTACAGCACGCTCGTCGATATCGGATCACAGGAGGCGGTGCTCGAAGCCCACGTCGACGGGCTGGACGACGCGGAGGCGGTCTCGCAGTTGTGGCGCGCCCAGTACCTCCAGTACTCGATGATCGCGAACGACATCGACGCGTACCAACCGTTCTGGGACCTCATCGGTCAGGGCCTCCGCTACGCCCTCGAAGCGAACGGGTACGACGTACCGGCGGCCACTCGCGACGAGATCCGCCGAACCGTGTACGAGGACGAGCTGTCCATCTTCGACGACGTCGAGGCGGGAATCGAGCGGATCACCGACGCGGGCTACGAGGTATACATCATCTCGAACGGCTCGCCCGAGATGTTGGACCACTTGGTCGCGGCCGCCGGTCTCGGCGACGTCGTAACGGACGCGATAAGCGCTCACGAGGTCGAGACGTACAAGCCGGACGCGGCGATCTACGAGCACGCCGCCGAGCGGACGGAGACGCCGATCGAGGCGGTTTTACACGCCTCGGGCGGCGGAATGCGCGACGTGTGGGGCGCGAAACACGCCGGGATGTCGACGGCGTGGGTGTCCCGTCCCGGAAAGGAGCTTCCGACCGAAGAACTGGGGCCCGAGCCGGACATCGTCATCGAGGACTTCCACGATCTGGCCGACCGACTGGAGTGA
- a CDS encoding aldo/keto reductase, producing the protein MDYRRLGNTGLSVSELCFGTWRFGREANGVVETGREEAHELLDAADSHGINFIDTANVYGTPNGTSEEYIGEWLGERDREDYVIASKVYFPFDGRGDPGPNDSGLGRKHIRAQIEGTLDRLDTDYLDIYYIHRFDEETPVEETMRTLDELVSAGKVHHLGASTMAAWQLTKALWTADANDYAGFDVVQPLHHAGYYEDVKAYLDVCIDQDIAVCPYSPLAGGFLTGKYERADPDDPEQVIAPDGSRATLDDRFERFYLSERGWTVLDAVREVADECDATPAQVALAWLTEWDEFTCVPIVGARTPEQLAENVAATDIDLSDAQWDRIMDARYSPDGTLWGH; encoded by the coding sequence ATGGACTACAGACGGCTCGGGAACACGGGACTATCCGTCTCCGAACTCTGTTTCGGAACGTGGCGATTCGGACGCGAGGCGAACGGCGTCGTGGAGACGGGCCGCGAGGAGGCCCACGAACTCCTCGACGCGGCGGACTCCCACGGGATCAACTTCATCGACACGGCGAACGTCTACGGGACGCCGAACGGGACGAGCGAGGAGTACATCGGCGAGTGGCTCGGAGAGCGCGACCGCGAGGACTACGTGATCGCCTCGAAGGTGTACTTCCCGTTCGACGGCCGCGGCGATCCCGGCCCCAACGACTCGGGGCTCGGGCGCAAGCACATTCGGGCACAGATCGAGGGAACGCTCGACCGGCTCGACACCGACTACCTTGACATCTACTACATCCACCGCTTCGACGAGGAGACGCCCGTCGAGGAGACGATGCGCACCCTCGACGAGCTGGTCTCGGCGGGGAAGGTTCACCACCTCGGCGCGTCGACGATGGCGGCGTGGCAGCTGACGAAGGCGCTGTGGACCGCCGACGCCAACGACTACGCGGGGTTCGACGTGGTCCAGCCGCTTCACCACGCCGGCTACTACGAGGATGTCAAAGCGTACCTCGACGTCTGTATCGACCAAGACATCGCCGTCTGTCCGTACTCGCCGCTGGCCGGGGGGTTCCTCACCGGGAAGTACGAGCGTGCCGACCCCGACGATCCGGAGCAGGTGATCGCGCCGGACGGGTCGCGGGCGACCCTCGACGACCGGTTCGAGCGGTTCTACCTCTCCGAGCGCGGCTGGACGGTGCTCGACGCGGTCCGCGAGGTCGCCGACGAGTGCGACGCGACGCCGGCGCAGGTCGCGCTCGCGTGGCTCACCGAGTGGGACGAGTTCACCTGCGTCCCCATCGTCGGCGCGCGCACGCCGGAACAACTCGCAGAGAACGTCGCGGCGACCGATATCGACCTCTCGGACGCACAGTGGGACCGGATCATGGACGCGCGGTACAGCCCAGACGGGACCCTCTGGGGACACTGA
- a CDS encoding TRAM domain-containing protein produces the protein MEISEKLLCLFSADVREEDGEYVVDVPRREVETGSLEPGETYRVALVARSESDESAAADDGDGDIAASRSDDGPQPPVEPGEMRYVEIEDLGKQGDGIARVERGYVIIVPDTEVGERVKIEVTEVKPNFAVGDVVDDAV, from the coding sequence ATGGAAATCTCGGAGAAGCTCCTTTGTCTGTTCAGCGCCGATGTTCGCGAGGAAGACGGGGAATACGTGGTCGACGTGCCGCGCCGCGAGGTCGAGACCGGATCTCTCGAACCGGGTGAGACGTACCGCGTCGCGCTCGTCGCGCGGTCCGAATCCGACGAGTCCGCCGCGGCGGACGACGGAGACGGCGACATCGCCGCCTCCCGGTCGGACGACGGGCCGCAGCCGCCGGTCGAGCCCGGCGAGATGCGGTACGTCGAGATCGAAGACCTCGGGAAGCAGGGCGACGGGATCGCCAGAGTCGAGCGGGGATACGTTATCATCGTGCCCGACACGGAGGTCGGAGAGCGCGTAAAAATCGAGGTGACGGAAGTGAAACCGAACTTCGCGGTCGGCGACGTCGTCGACGACGCGGTGTAG
- a CDS encoding class I SAM-dependent methyltransferase, which translates to MKGQDWYQADEVAEEYEDVRFSGGGELIDRREKAAVLSALGPIEEGHRVLEVACGTGRFTTMLADRGADIVGLDISREMLEQGRAKAAKAGLSDTVEFVRGDASRLPFPDDHFDTVIAMRFFHLMDDPAPFLEELCRVSADQVFFDTFNGRSLRTLYTWLLPMGSRLYSEDQVADMLREAGLTLAGESHDFVLPYGFYRELPGPIAKPFRVLDRLVGNTIPGDYVASVSYWDARIPQGGDREEGRPPVDASDTTS; encoded by the coding sequence GTGAAGGGACAGGACTGGTACCAGGCCGACGAGGTCGCAGAAGAGTACGAGGACGTGCGATTCTCCGGCGGCGGCGAACTCATCGATCGGCGCGAGAAGGCGGCGGTGCTCTCCGCGCTCGGGCCGATCGAAGAGGGGCACCGCGTGCTGGAGGTCGCCTGCGGAACCGGCCGGTTCACGACCATGCTCGCCGACCGCGGAGCCGACATCGTCGGCCTCGACATCTCCCGGGAGATGCTCGAACAGGGACGCGCGAAGGCCGCCAAAGCCGGACTCTCCGACACGGTCGAGTTCGTCCGCGGCGACGCCTCGCGGCTCCCGTTCCCGGACGACCACTTCGATACGGTGATCGCGATGCGGTTTTTCCATCTGATGGACGACCCCGCGCCGTTCCTCGAAGAACTGTGCCGCGTCAGCGCCGACCAGGTGTTTTTCGACACGTTCAACGGACGGAGCCTGCGGACGCTGTACACGTGGCTGCTCCCGATGGGGTCGCGGCTCTACTCCGAGGACCAAGTGGCCGACATGCTCCGAGAGGCGGGACTCACGCTCGCGGGCGAGTCTCACGACTTCGTGCTCCCGTACGGATTCTACCGCGAACTTCCCGGCCCGATCGCGAAGCCGTTCCGCGTGCTCGACAGGCTCGTCGGCAACACCATCCCCGGCGACTACGTCGCGTCGGTCTCGTACTGGGACGCGCGAATCCCGCAGGGTGGTGACCGAGAAGAGGGTCGTCCGCCCGTCGACGCATCTGACACGACCTCGTGA
- a CDS encoding helix-turn-helix domain-containing protein produces MSTSHAEAADQDRLSESEYRDRLRELPPSAKLVAKVLEGDAPLSQGGLAEESLLPDRTVRYALNRLEEEGLVDSRYSFKDARKQVYYLTV; encoded by the coding sequence ATGAGTACCAGTCACGCGGAGGCCGCCGACCAAGACCGTCTTTCGGAATCCGAGTACCGCGACCGCTTGCGCGAACTTCCGCCGAGCGCCAAGCTGGTCGCCAAGGTACTGGAGGGCGACGCGCCGCTGTCTCAGGGGGGGCTCGCCGAGGAGTCGTTGCTTCCCGACCGGACCGTCCGCTACGCTCTCAACAGGCTCGAAGAGGAAGGCCTCGTCGACTCGCGGTACAGCTTCAAGGACGCGCGCAAGCAGGTGTACTACCTGACGGTCTAG
- a CDS encoding glycosyltransferase family 2 protein produces MDLSVVVPTLNGRDRLAACLDALSAHAPEAEVIVANGPSADGTTGMVRDRDDVDVLVEISDRTVNVARNAGIEVATGDAIAVVDYDHRIGESWADGVRSGLGAADVVTGPVTSVNAPTADGNDDHDGGVSDATDAPGASPATPGESPDGPERRTIAGHDVTYFESGNVAFRSETLRDLDGFDEYLRTGGARDAAHRLARMGCAVAWREDLAAVKRLPNPTAADGGRTAREWGWKYRALSYRLCKNYGVRPTVLARAGSHALTDAVGVAREVVRGESTPSRWIATGRDVLLGLTGGSSDGLVARRRDRSPARNPNGISTRADRAVARYDGRDADGE; encoded by the coding sequence ATGGATCTCTCGGTTGTCGTACCGACCCTCAACGGGCGGGACCGGTTGGCCGCCTGTCTCGACGCGCTTTCGGCACACGCCCCCGAGGCGGAGGTGATCGTCGCCAACGGTCCCTCCGCCGACGGCACGACCGGGATGGTACGCGACCGCGACGACGTGGACGTGTTAGTCGAGATTTCCGACCGGACGGTCAACGTCGCCCGCAACGCGGGCATCGAGGTCGCGACCGGCGACGCGATCGCGGTCGTGGACTACGACCACCGGATCGGCGAGTCTTGGGCAGACGGCGTCCGGAGCGGACTCGGGGCGGCCGACGTCGTGACCGGCCCGGTGACGTCGGTGAACGCGCCGACGGCGGACGGGAACGACGACCACGACGGCGGCGTCTCGGACGCGACGGACGCTCCCGGCGCGTCGCCTGCCACCCCCGGAGAATCGCCGGACGGTCCCGAGCGGCGAACGATCGCGGGGCACGACGTGACGTACTTCGAGAGCGGCAACGTCGCCTTCCGGAGCGAGACCCTCCGCGATCTCGATGGCTTCGACGAGTACCTGCGCACCGGCGGGGCTCGCGACGCCGCACACCGGCTCGCGCGGATGGGCTGTGCGGTCGCGTGGCGCGAGGATCTCGCGGCGGTCAAGCGACTCCCGAACCCGACTGCCGCGGACGGGGGGCGGACGGCCCGCGAGTGGGGCTGGAAGTACCGCGCGCTTTCCTACCGGCTCTGTAAGAACTACGGGGTGCGCCCGACCGTGCTCGCGCGGGCCGGCTCGCACGCGCTGACGGACGCGGTCGGCGTCGCGCGCGAGGTCGTGCGCGGCGAGTCCACCCCGTCCCGGTGGATCGCCACCGGCCGCGACGTGCTCCTCGGACTCACGGGCGGAAGCTCCGACGGGCTCGTCGCCCGTCGCCGCGACCGAAGCCCCGCGCGGAATCCGAACGGGATCTCGACGCGCGCCGACCGCGCCGTCGCGCGGTACGACGGGCGAGACGCCGACGGGGAGTGA
- the hisF gene encoding imidazole glycerol phosphate synthase subunit HisF encodes MGLTKRIIPCIDVDLDDDGDAAVYTGVNFENLEYTGDPVELAKKYNAAGADEFVFLDITASAEGRETMLDVVNAVADECFIPLTVGGGIRTKADIKETLRAGADKVSITTGALDRPELIEEGAAAFGSQCIVISVDARRRHDDAGDHFYEDADGEEVWFECTKKGGREGTGIDAVSWAKEAEERGAGELFVNSIDKDGTKDGYDIPLMTAICDAVSTPVIASSGCGGPEDMYEVFTEANADAGLAASIFHFGDYSIEETKAYLDERGVPVRL; translated from the coding sequence ATGGGACTCACGAAGCGGATCATTCCCTGCATCGACGTCGACCTCGACGACGACGGGGACGCGGCGGTGTACACGGGCGTCAACTTCGAGAACTTGGAGTACACCGGCGACCCGGTCGAGCTGGCGAAAAAGTACAACGCCGCCGGCGCGGACGAGTTCGTCTTCCTCGACATCACCGCGAGCGCGGAGGGCCGCGAGACGATGCTCGACGTGGTGAACGCGGTCGCGGACGAGTGTTTCATCCCCCTCACGGTCGGCGGCGGCATCCGGACGAAAGCCGACATCAAGGAGACGCTGCGGGCCGGTGCCGACAAGGTCTCGATCACCACCGGCGCGCTCGACCGGCCCGAACTCATCGAGGAGGGCGCGGCCGCGTTCGGCTCCCAGTGTATCGTCATCTCCGTCGACGCGCGACGGCGGCACGACGACGCCGGCGACCACTTCTACGAGGACGCAGACGGCGAGGAGGTGTGGTTCGAGTGCACGAAGAAGGGAGGCCGAGAGGGAACCGGCATCGACGCCGTCTCGTGGGCGAAAGAGGCCGAAGAGCGCGGCGCGGGCGAGCTGTTCGTCAACTCGATCGACAAAGACGGGACGAAAGACGGCTACGACATTCCCCTGATGACGGCGATATGCGACGCCGTCTCGACGCCCGTCATCGCCTCCTCGGGCTGTGGCGGTCCGGAAGACATGTACGAGGTGTTCACCGAGGCGAACGCCGACGCCGGCCTCGCCGCGTCTATCTTCCACTTCGGCGACTACTCGATAGAGGAGACGAAGGCGTACCTCGACGAGCGCGGCGTTCCGGTTCGGCTCTGA